Proteins encoded within one genomic window of Oryza brachyantha chromosome 7, ObraRS2, whole genome shotgun sequence:
- the LOC102720203 gene encoding DEAD-box ATP-dependent RNA helicase 5: MGRSLLPEQQQEDVLKKSKKEKKSSKDKKRKLAAEAEAAAEEAATAMATEEVPKSSKKKRAKEESGGGEEAANGGGKVVAVTGKGSADAKYAPLASFAAAALPPQVLDCCKGFARPSPIQAHAWPYLLDGRDFIGIAATGSGKTIAFGVPALMHVRKKLKEKSAKKGVPRCLVLSPTRELAQQIADVLCEAGAPCGISSVCLYGGTSKGPQISALKSGVDIVIGTPGRMKDLIGMGICRLNEVSFVVLDEADRMLDMGFEPEVREILSQTASERQTVMFSATWPPAVHQLAQEFMDPNPIKVVIGSEDLSANHDVMQIVEVLDDRSRDTRLVALLDKYHKARRNRVLVFVLYKKEATRVETMLQRRGWSAVSVHGDKAQHDRTKALALFKEGTCPLMIATDVASRGLDIPDVEVVINYSYPLTTEDYVHRIGRTGRAGKKGVAHTFFTQDNKGLAGELVNVLREAGQVIPPALTKFGTHVKKKESQIYGSHFKEIKADAPKSTKITFGDSDED; encoded by the exons atGGGTCGCAGTCTACTACCCGAACAACAGCAGGAGGATGTATTGAAGAAGAgcaagaaggagaagaagagctCGAAAGACAAGAAGCGGAagctggcggcggaggccgaggcagcggcggaggaggcggcgacggccatgGCCACGGAGGAGGTGCCGAAgagcagcaagaagaagagggcTAAGGAAGAGTcgggcggaggagaggaggcggcgaacggcggcgggaAGGTCGTGGCTGTGACCGGGAAGGGCTCCGCGGACGCCAAGTACGCCCCGCTGGCCTCCTTCGCAGCCGCCGCTCTGCCTCCCCAGGTGCTCGACTGCTGTAAGGGCTTCGCGCGGCCGTCGCCCATCCAGGCGCACGCCTGGCCGTACCTCCTCGACGGCCGTGACTTTATCGGCATCGCCGCCACTGGATCTG GGAAGACGATTGCATTTGGTGTGCCGGCTCTGATGCACGTTAGGAAGAAACTCAAGGAGAAATCTGCTAAGAAGGGGGTGCCGCGGTGCCTCGTGCTCTCGCCCACGAGGGAGCTCGCTCAACAG ATCGCGGATGTACTTTGCGAAGCCGGTGCACCCTGTGGGATAAGTTCAGTGTGCCTTTACGGTGGAACTTCCAAAGGACCTCAAATATCTGCCCTTAAATCTGGAGTG GATATAGTCATAGGGACACCTGGTCGTATGAAAGACCTTATTGGAATGGGTATTTGTCGTCTTAATGAAGTTTCTTTTGTG GTTCTAGATGAAGCTGATCGAATGCTGGATATGGGTTTTGAACCTGAAGTCAGAGAAATTTTAAGCCAAACTGCATCTG AACGTCAGACGGTGATGTTTAGTGCTACATGGCCTCCTGCTGTCCACCAGCTAGCCCAAGAGTTTATGGATCCTAATCCAATAAAG GTTGTTATTGGATCAGAAGATCTTTCTGCTAACCATGATGTGATGCAAATTGTTGAAGTATTGGATGATAGGTCAAGGGATACAAGATTAGTTGCTTTGCTTGATAAATACCATAAAGCACGGAG AAACAGGGTGTTGGTTTTTGTGTTGTACAAGAAAGAAGCTACACGGGTAGAAACAATGTTACAAAGAAG GGGGTGGAGTGCTGTTTCTGTTCATGGAGATAAGGCACAACATGACAGAACGAAAGCTTTAGCTTTATTTAAAGAAGGGACATGTCCTTTGATG ATTGCCACTGATGTTGCCTCACGTGGACTTGATATTCCTGATGTCGAAGTTGTCATTAACTACAGCTATCCTTTGACCACGGAAGATTATGTCCACAGGATTGGGAGGACTGGTCGTGCTGGCAAAAAAGGGGTTGCACATACCTTCTTTACTCAAGATAACAAG GGACTTGCTGGTGAACTTGTCAATGTTTTGCGGGAGGCTGGTCAGGTCATTCCTCCAGCACTTACAAAATTTGGCACACACGTCAAGAAAAAG GAATCACAAATATATGGATCTCATTTCAAGGAAATCAAAGCAGATGCTCCTAAATCGACAAAGATAACGTTTGGTGATTCTGATGAGGACTAA